DNA from Kluyveromyces marxianus DMKU3-1042 DNA, complete genome, chromosome 8:
ACAATGGAGAGGCTGGGATTGGAGCAGCTGCTGGGAGCGGGTCGGGCAAGTCGAACCAGTATGAGACAGTTCGTGCGAAGACGGATAGTCGAGTGTCGGTTGATCCAAACACAGGTTTCAAGTACACGTATATTGATAGCGGGAAGTATCCAGGGTCGAAGGTGAAGGCTACGTTTGTGACGTTGGCACGTAACAGTGATTTGGAGGAGCTTTTGGGGTCGATCCGTTCTGTGGAGGACCGtttcaacaagaagttcCAGTACGACTGGGTGTTTTTGAACGACGATGAGTTCACGCAGGAGTTCAAAGAGACTGTTGCTGCGTTGATCAGTGGTAATGTGAAATTTGGGTTGATTCCTGAAGAGCATTGGTCTTACCCCGAGTGGATCGACAAGGAGAAGGCCGCTAGGGTGCGTGAGGAGAtgagagagaagaagatcattTACGGGCACTCGGAATCGTACAGACACATGTGTCGTTTCGAGTCTGGGTTCTTTTACAGACACCCATTGATGGACGAGTACGAGTTCTACTGGCGTGTGGAGCCTGGTGTCAAGATATACTGTGACATCGACTACGACATCTTCAAGTTCATGAAggacaacaacaagaagtacGGGTTCACGATCTCCTTGAAGGAATACGAGGCTACCATCGAAACCTTGTGGCAAACGGTGTCCAGTTTCACCAAGGAAAACCCACAGTACTTGCACAAGAACAACATGATGAAGTTCGTTTCGGACGACGGCGGACACTCGTACAACTTGTGCCACTTCTGGTCCAACTTCGAAGTCGCCTCGCTCGACTTCTTGAGAAGTGAGGCTTACTCCAAGTACTTTGACTACTTGGACCACGCTGGTGGATTCTTCTACGAAAGATGGGGTGACGCTCCAGTGCATTCTATCGCTGCCGCATTGTTTTTGGACAGAAACGAGATCCACCACTTCTACGACGTTGGATACTACCACGTCCCATTCCACTCCTGTCCTATCTCCGCAGAGTACAGACAGCAGCACAAGTGTGTCTGTTCTCCTCAAGATGACTTCACCTGGAAGGGATACTCGTGCACGACTCATTTCTACACGACcaacaacttgaagaagcCCGAGGGCTGGCAAAACTATACCTGAGGCGAAAAATTTGGCCCGCAGTTGCCTTTCTCGTTCtcaatcaatcaataaacaaattaaataaataaataaatgaaTTATATTACCCATACATAaactttactttacttaCGGacatattatattatattatattatttttttttcttcttagtTTCCATTAACACATAAATATACCCCATCGTGGCTATCACACAGGCTACTGCATCACGCCAGTGTGGACGCGCCACGACCCCTCTGCTCGtacttcttgaacaacgAATGCGTCATTTCCACCCCCAAAAACGTCGCCGCATTCGCTGGGAACGATCTCAACATCGCAGGCCCAATCCCAGGGAAAAACCCTTTGATCCCGCCTCTTGTACGGTAGATCTCGCGCGTCACTTCCACCATCGATTGCCGCTTCGAAGATGACTGCAATTGCGTCTTCACTGTATCAATCGGGAACACAACCGCCCACATCGAAACTCCAGCCAATCCTCCACTAATACAAACATTCGTGATCGACAATTCACCGCTCTTATGTCCGCtcatcttgttcaagaactcTTTGCACACCTCGTAACTCGCAAAGTATAATGCGCTTCCGGGCCCGTCCCGCGACAATGTCGCCAACGACCCCTTGAAAAGCGACTGGAACCCCTGTGTGCGCACAATCTGGCGCGCTGCATCTGCAAACGACGTTTTCCCCTGCGTCGTCTGCATTACGACTTTGACGCGCTCCGTTGGCGCAGTCACTAGCGTAGTGGGAATCGCACTGATAAACCCTGCTGCAGCCATCTGCGCAGTGCttagttctttttttgttgcaTTAGCCGCCGTAGATTCAGAAGCCGAAAAGGGAAAATGTGTCACCAACTTTTTCCCCACATCGTACCCCCAGAAGGAAACCGCGAAGATCGGCGTCACCCCCAACAATGGCGGAACCACTCCGCGGTAGAACCCGCGCACGGCGTTTACGGACGCAGGACCCGATGCAGCGCGCGCCTCCTTTAGAATGTGCGCTACAGCGTCTGTAGCGTTGCGCGCCTGGTTCGACTGACACCGCACTTTGACTAAATCGAAAGGATGGCCCGTCAACACGGCGCACACCCCTCCGACGCCGCCCGCCACCAACGATTGTAAATTCTCCACCAATGGCGACTTGGCATGGGGCTTCTGATTGTTCTGGTCTTGGTGTTGTTGCACTCCTCCCAAAAGGCCTTGTTCTAGCTCTACTTCCACTTCCACCGAAGCGTCACTCATTGTAgatgtatgtatatgtatatatgacttttttttcccctgCCCTTGGTTCCTGACTGAATGGATTGGATTGGATTGGATTGCTTGCTATATAACGTACACCAATTCGTCCAATCTATAGGGACAGGCCCGCCCATCGATTTCCTTCTGCAAGGCTGAACGgtttatatacatatacacatatagCCATGCCATAGAAGCATAACGAAAAACAGGGaccgaaaaaaaaaaatattgataGCGAAAGCGTAAACAAAAATCGTTGATGATATACACCGTCTGTCACACATACGTACGCTAGGGCAGGATGTAGGCAGGATGCAAGCAGACTTGCAAATCCGAGGTCCAAGGTCCAAGGTCCGAACCACAAACAAAAGTGTGACAAGCACGGGTTCAAACTCTGGATGACCTTAAGACATTGACCATTGGCGATGACCACGGCGACTATACTCCAGAGATGACGCTATTAGGCCATGGGTCTGAGATGGACTGCCTCAGAGGAAGCTAAGTCATGCAAAAGCAAACCGCTTGCGCAAGAATTGGGACCGAGCAAAGACCGCTATCTCCAACTTCTAGGGCCCAGCGTGTttgttccttcttttgGTCCGAAGCGCTGACCACAGACAACGTCAGGTAAAAACatagaaaacaaaaatgaaatcaaaaaaaaatccgGGCTTTTCTTTGTCCTTTAGAGCGGGGAGAGTAGagaggagaaggagaagaagaggaggaacaggaaaaaaaccaaaaaaaaaaaaaaataaaaatcaaaaattaAGGGGATAAAGCAGGAGGGAGAGAAAACACCCGTGCACCGGCACGTGACCACATTCGCGCGGCGGGGAGGTTCCCGTTTCCGGCCGGCAGATATTTGTGTGTCACGTGGTTCCagtttggaaagaaaaaaaaaaaaactatcAACAGTACCAGCAATAGAGAGATAGAGTAtaacaaatatattataacCAGTTAGTTCTATTcatattcatattcattGTTAAAAAGAGGAGGAATCAAGCCAACCGCAGTAAAATAGAATAGAGCAGAGTAGAGTAGAGTAGAGTAGAGATGTCTGTGCCTGCGAATTTGTATCCCGGCTTGAACGACATAAGCGATGTGTTGGAGGAGCTACCGCTTGAAGTGTCGAGGTACATGACTCTTCTGTACGAGATCGATGCCAAGTGCGTGAACATCATTCCTGAGTTGAATAAGTGCATCCAGGGGTTTTTGGATGGGAGGAACGTGGATGACGATAAGAAGGTGCCGTTGCGGGTGATTAACCAGTGGTTCCAGGAACTGATCCCATCGTTGGAGGAGAAGATGCACGTATCATCGATTGCGTACGATTCGCTTGAAAGGTTGACGGATAGGCTAGAGTTGGCGTACGAAGTGGCTCTTTCGAACCAGGAAATCCCAGAAAAGTTGAGGCTAGGGAACGATAACCATCCAGCAATGCATTTGCATCGCGAATTGATGGCGAAGGTGGACTCTAACGCGATGACAAAGTCGCAGCAGGCGCTCAAGAGCGAATCTCGTCGTGAGGCGATGGCAGCCAAGAGGACCACTGCCCAGAGTTCGAACACGGTTCCTGCGGCTGTGTCGTCAGGATCAAATTCCTCGAACTCGAACTCGACTGcaaacaacagcagcaacaccaatagtaacaacaacaataataataataatagcaacaacaacaatggtgCATCGGGAAGGACGGCAGGCGGTGCTGGACCTGGCTCGAATGCACCAAATTCGCTGGGAACCACCACAAACACCACCAATGGACACAACTCAGGCTACACAACGACGGCTGGATCAAGGGCTACCGGCTCCACCCCTCAGCAGTCCCAAATCCACCCCAACCACACCATTGCAGGCGATGATCAACACtctactaccactaccaccaccaaaaagagaagaaacaacaatggATCTGCTACAACTACAGCTAACGGCAACAACAATGGCGCATCCGCTTCCGCATCGGCAAACGCGAGCGCTGCTGCAGATtctgcagcagcagccatAGCCACTACAGGCGTAGGTGCCCAAAGAAGAGGCAAGAAGAGAGCCCAAACTACTACAGTAACAGCCCCAAAGTACCAGAACAGACCCAAAACAAACGAGTACGGCGAAGCCCTGTACTGCTACTGCAACCAAGTCGCCTATGGCGAAATGGTGGGCTGCGATGGCGAAAACTGCCAGCTCGAATGGTTCCACTTGCCATGCATCGGATTAGAAACCCTTCCCAAGGGAAAATGGTACTGTAACGACTGCTTGAAGAAGCAATAAATACTGATATTTCTACACAAAAACCCTAGTTAATAATATTACTTAAATGTAaacatacacacacacacacacgaATTAGGTCCCCTGCTAGTCATACAGGCAATCGCTTATCCCtgcagtagcagcagcagcagcactGTAGTTGCAGTTTCCTGTCGCTAAACGTAAGCAGCgaagttaaaaaaaaaataaataataacaataataacaataacgAGAAtaattaaataaaaaaaaaaaacgaaatttcaaatttctttgaaaacaataaaaaatagAACATGGTTTCTTACAATACCGTTTAGCCGTATTTTTTGGGAAGGGTTAGGAGAGTGAGCAATTGCATTCAGAAGCTTTAATAAGAGCGTATATTAGTCAAGAAGCGTGTAATACGTATAGTAATTTTGACATTGAGTCTTTCAGGTTTGTTGCAACTAGGTTTTCAACGACGTGAATAGACGAaacttttcattcttttccttttttgaTTAACGAAGAGACAGACCGCAAGACAAGACTGGGAATTGTGCAGGAACACACACCATGTCTTTGAACAAAGTATGttattcttttattttagcCTCATTTATGTTATGAGGATTGTGTTTGGCGTTGTTTTTTGAGGGATAGGGCTGACCGCTCTCGAAAAGGGTGTTTTATGACACGGTATTTCCGGCTAAGGCAAGCGTTTTTACTAACAGTACTTGGAAGCAATGGATTAAGGTCTTTTACTTGAGACTGTAATCCATTACTGATGCATATTTACTTCAGAACAATATCAGAGAGTACAAGCTAGTTGTAgtaggtggtggtggtgtcGGTAAATCGGCATTGACCATCCAGTTGATCCAGTCACATTTCGTAGACGAATATGATCCTACTATAGAAGATTCGTATAGAAAGCAAGCGGTAATCGATGATAAGGTGTCTATCTTGGATATCTTGGATACTGCTGGACAAGAGGAGTACTCTGCCATGAGAGAACAGTACATGAGAACAGGAGAAGGTTTCTTGTTAGTGTATTCCGTGACCTCGAGAACgtcttttgaagaactaATGACGTATTACCAACAAATTCTTAGAGTGAAGGATTCCGATTACGTTCCGTTGTTTGTGATTGGTAACAAGTCTGATCTCGAGGACGAAAGACAAGTTTCATACGAAGAGGGCCAGTCTTTGGCCAAGCAATTCAATGCCCCCTTCTTGGAAACCTCTGCTAAGCAGAATATTAACGTAGAGGAGTCGTTCTACGGACTAGTCCGTCTAATCAGAGACGGTAAGGGTTACGACAAGAGCGCTTCTTCGGGCGCACAGAACGAAGCTTCACAGGACCAAAACCAGGCTCCTGGGTCAGTGCAAGAAAATGGTGCAAACAGTGACGAAGGTTTCGCTGACACCGGTAATGGAACTGAAGAGGCTCAGCCGAATAATGCTAAtgttaaacaaaaaacagCCAAATCATCTACTCAAACGAAGTCTACCCCAGCCAACAACCAAAGATCAACAAAACCTAACCCTCCAAAAACCCAATCCGACAAAGGTGGGTCTGGATGCTGTATTATCTGTTAAGTGGTGTTTATTTTAATCTCTTAATACAAACAGATGCAACCGATAAGaggctaaaaaaaaatcaaaaataaaatacacaccaaaatgaaataaaatcCGTTGAACGCAACGTTGtcattattaatattattactattattattactaccCACTTcccactttttttttaaccACAAGTACCCCGTCCCCGTCTACAATTGATTTGACTTTCACTATAACTATTCTTCCGCTTTAccctcctcctcttcttctatcTATCCAACTCTGCAACTGGAAACCATTTCAAGTTCGAGTCGGATAACTAatcgttgttgttgttactATAGgaatgttttttttttattttttgagcTTTCGCACAAACAGCAATCTGCAACTGGCCATGCCAATATAATACACGAATCATTAATTGctgtttctcttttatcTCGTTCGCCTTTTTCACTTCATAGGAAGGGCTTAGTAACGTCTCAGAAAAGACGCACATCACTAATACTTATACTATCTCTGTTTAACCACACCTTCCTTTCCCTTTCccttttacttttactcTTTACAAATAATTTACTGTTTAACTCTCGTAACTAACCAAAAGCAACTCTGTAATAAGATATGGACAAGCGCGGAGGACCCTTGCTCATTTTCGAaacatacacacatattAGACGTTCGAATAATATATCTCTTACTATATCCTTCCTTTAcataaaaataaagatgTACGTATACAATACACACTGGCAGTTAGTCCTGTCATATCTCAGTTGATGAAGTGCAAACTGATGAAATGTAGAATCAAACTTGCAATGACAAACTCACCGAAAGCCCTGGGCTTCGAAATACCCTTGAAAGGCGAATTGAGTTGTAATCTCAGAGACACCAACAACACGAATTGACCAACGCAAAGCACGAAACCAGACAAAAACGCATTGAATGGGAAATTATCTCTGAtcacaagaacaaaaatgaattgAAGTACCCCCAATGCAACCAAAAATGCTAGAAATGAGTCAATTAGCAACAACTGCTTGTTATTTTTCACGTTTTTTACATAGGATTGGTATGCTGTTGTCAACGATTCAGAAAACTGCGTCAAAGACGACGCATTGCCCACTGCGGTTTGCTTCTTGACCATTTTATATCCAACTATTTGACAATTCCAGAAAGTCAGCGTAGTAATGCTAATATAGCTATCAGTCTTCCCAGGTTCCACGTTTGAACACTCGCTTCCACTATATTTGTTATGTGAATATgcatatatttatatatgtatatatatatatagttttctatattgaaatgaaaacctttaaaaaaCATGAGAAATCAAAAGAGTAAGCAAGTAGTATACAAGACTACTATTAATCAATGAAAAGAGGTCAATCCATGGCATAGTCAATAAAGGGGAGGATCATAGATCAGCAAGAACTACAGAAAGTGTTCATCTAGAGGTATAGAGCATTGTTTCTAGATCCAGATATGTCTGATACAGCGAAATATGTAGACGAAACAGAAGACGtggaagcagaagaagatgatgattcagTTGTTGTAGACGAGGAGATCGAGACAGGACATCCAAAATTCACCATACTACACCCACCTGACGAAAGAATTGTGCCTCCTTTGAATTTCTGCCCGGTAGAGAGGTATTTGTACAGGTCGGGTCAGCCATCAAACGTAAATTTCCCGTTCCTACTGaacttgaagttgaaaacaataatatgGCTAGCCAACGAGGAGCCTCAGGATGCCCTTCTTGAGTTTTGCGACGACCATAACATACAGCTACAGTTTGCTGCTATAAATCCTGACGGCGGTGAGGATGACAACCCCTGGGACGGGCTCACTGAACACTCCATCAGAAATGCCTTGCATACCATAGTCAACTCGGAAAACTATCCTTTGCTTGTGTGCTGCGGTATGGGCAGACACAGAACCGGAACCGTGATTGGATGCTTGAGGCGGCTCATGGGGTGGAACTTGGCCAGTGTCTCCGAGGAATACAGAAGATTCACGGGAAGCCGTGGGGGACGGATTCTAGTAGAACTTCTCATAGAAGCCTTCGACATATCTACGGTGGAAATAGACCGAGAAAAGGCACCCGACTGGTTAGTAACGGCGTTGTCGTAATGCCCATCTACGACTAACCCTTTTGTACATATATTAAATGAACCCACGTGATACGTAAATCTTGCTTCCATAACGCTAAGGCCCTTGGCGACTTCGTCTCTTATGGTCCAGCTTGGCTTGGCCCAGGCACCCACTAGGGACCCGCACGAAACGATCAACCTTCGCATACGTATACGCATACGCACACTCACACACATACTTCCGGCTCCACCCAGGGTCCCCATTCAGGGTTCCAAGCCCGGTTCCAAGCCCTGATCAAAGGTATAAGCCTTTCCAAACCACGTGATCAGCGTTTCTTAGTGCTGGATCTCGCGCTATTTAGAGAGTATGAGGCTTATAATTTCGAAGTTTTCACCGATATATAAATAGAAGAGATATGAAGTTGAGATTAAATGAGTTGCAAAAGGATGGGATGGAATATGTAAGGCATTTGAGTTTGATCTCTGTGTTGGGAATTTTAGATATTGTTAGCAATAGAGCATAGCACGAAAGAGTGATGGATGTTGATGTGCTTGAAGAGTTTGCCAATAGGCAGCTGTATGTGAGAGGGTTTTTCCATGACGTTAAGAACACTACTAGAAGTTTCAAATCATGGGATAAATGTATGGACGATAAGCCATGTAAGATCATTGCGATTGTGGGTATTGTTCTAGCAGCAATTTTCGGGATGTATTTAGTCGGTGGTTTACTATATTTCTTGAGATCGGGTGTGACAAATATCTCAGAGTTTATATGTTGGTGTTGCTTCTGTAAGAACAGAAGTGGTGGAGCTGCACCAGGGAATGATGGCTACCGGGGACAGCCTCCAGCCCCTCCAATGGTTGTTTACCAGCCTATCCGTGATCCAGATCCAGGCTATGGTGGTTATGATGGCTACAGAGGAGGGCCAGACGTTCGTAGAGGCAGAGGGAATAAAGGATACTATGACGAAAGATTATCTAGATCTTCTGATTTGGATGTGGCAGAAAGTTACGATCTAGAAGCTCAGAAAGATCCATTTAACAAGAAGGGAAACTATAGGCAGAGTGAGGACACAATACCGATGCAGAGTTATCACCCTAATCTAGCATCGCCTAACCAGTACCAAGAGCCTTCTCCATCACATTCGCCGGTCAGAGGTAATACAGGAAGCACGTATTTCCAGCCTTCTACGAATTACTATGTTCCCAAGTCCAATTCGCATGGAGCAGATAATGGGAACGTATTTTATGAAAATACTGCGTACCAACCTGATAGAACAATGTCCACTGCAActgcaaatgcaaatgcaaatcCTCCACCCGCTGGAGGATA
Protein-coding regions in this window:
- the KTR1 gene encoding alpha-1,2-mannosyltransferase KTR1, which gives rise to MGETWINKQRSVRVIAVCLIALTALLVLFQGASYNGEAGIGAAAGSGSGKSNQYETVRAKTDSRVSVDPNTGFKYTYIDSGKYPGSKVKATFVTLARNSDLEELLGSIRSVEDRFNKKFQYDWVFLNDDEFTQEFKETVAALISGNVKFGLIPEEHWSYPEWIDKEKAARVREEMREKKIIYGHSESYRHMCRFESGFFYRHPLMDEYEFYWRVEPGVKIYCDIDYDIFKFMKDNNKKYGFTISLKEYEATIETLWQTVSSFTKENPQYLHKNNMMKFVSDDGGHSYNLCHFWSNFEVASLDFLRSEAYSKYFDYLDHAGGFFYERWGDAPVHSIAAALFLDRNEIHHFYDVGYYHVPFHSCPISAEYRQQHKCVCSPQDDFTWKGYSCTTHFYTTNNLKKPEGWQNYT
- the CRC1 gene encoding carnitine:acyl carnitine antiporter, giving the protein MSDASVEVEVELEQGLLGGVQQHQDQNNQKPHAKSPLVENLQSLVAGGVGGVCAVLTGHPFDLVKVRCQSNQARNATDAVAHILKEARAASGPASVNAVRGFYRGVVPPLLGVTPIFAVSFWGYDVGKKLVTHFPFSASESTAANATKKELSTAQMAAAGFISAIPTTLVTAPTERVKVVMQTTQGKTSFADAARQIVRTQGFQSLFKGSLATLSRDGPGSALYFASYEVCKEFLNKMSGHKSGELSITNVCISGGLAGVSMWAVVFPIDTVKTQLQSSSKRQSMVEVTREIYRTRGGIKGFFPGIGPAMLRSFPANAATFLGVEMTHSLFKKYEQRGRGASTLA
- the PHO23 gene encoding Pho23p, which codes for MSVPANLYPGLNDISDVLEELPLEVSRYMTLLYEIDAKCVNIIPELNKCIQGFLDGRNVDDDKKVPLRVINQWFQELIPSLEEKMHVSSIAYDSLERLTDRLELAYEVALSNQEIPEKLRLGNDNHPAMHLHRELMAKVDSNAMTKSQQALKSESRREAMAAKRTTAQSSNTVPAAVSSGSNSSNSNSTANNSSNTNSNNNNNNNNSNNNNGASGRTAGGAGPGSNAPNSLGTTTNTTNGHNSGYTTTAGSRATGSTPQQSQIHPNHTIAGDDQHSTTTTTTKKRRNNNGSATTTANGNNNGASASASANASAAADSAAAAIATTGVGAQRRGKKRAQTTTVTAPKYQNRPKTNEYGEALYCYCNQVAYGEMVGCDGENCQLEWFHLPCIGLETLPKGKWYCNDCLKKQ
- the RAS2 gene encoding Ras family GTPase RAS2 translates to MSLNKNNIREYKLVVVGGGGVGKSALTIQLIQSHFVDEYDPTIEDSYRKQAVIDDKVSILDILDTAGQEEYSAMREQYMRTGEGFLLVYSVTSRTSFEELMTYYQQILRVKDSDYVPLFVIGNKSDLEDERQVSYEEGQSLAKQFNAPFLETSAKQNINVEESFYGLVRLIRDGKGYDKSASSGAQNEASQDQNQAPGSVQENGANSDEGFADTGNGTEEAQPNNANVKQKTAKSSTQTKSTPANNQRSTKPNPPKTQSDKGGSGCCIIC
- the OST2 gene encoding dolichyl-diphosphooligosaccharide-protein glycotransferase gives rise to the protein MVKKQTAVGNASSLTQFSESLTTAYQSYVKNVKNNKQLLLIDSFLAFLVALGVLQFIFVLVIRDNFPFNAFLSGFVLCVGQFVLLVSLRLQLNSPFKGISKPRAFGEFVIASLILHFISLHFIN
- the OCA1 gene encoding putative tyrosine protein phosphatase OCA1 produces the protein MSDTAKYVDETEDVEAEEDDDSVVVDEEIETGHPKFTILHPPDERIVPPLNFCPVERYLYRSGQPSNVNFPFLLNLKLKTIIWLANEEPQDALLEFCDDHNIQLQFAAINPDGGEDDNPWDGLTEHSIRNALHTIVNSENYPLLVCCGMGRHRTGTVIGCLRRLMGWNLASVSEEYRRFTGSRGGRILVELLIEAFDISTVEIDREKAPDWLVTALS
- the PIN2 gene encoding Pin2p, yielding MDVDVLEEFANRQLYVRGFFHDVKNTTRSFKSWDKCMDDKPCKIIAIVGIVLAAIFGMYLVGGLLYFLRSGVTNISEFICWCCFCKNRSGGAAPGNDGYRGQPPAPPMVVYQPIRDPDPGYGGYDGYRGGPDVRRGRGNKGYYDERLSRSSDLDVAESYDLEAQKDPFNKKGNYRQSEDTIPMQSYHPNLASPNQYQEPSPSHSPVRGNTGSTYFQPSTNYYVPKSNSHGADNGNVFYENTAYQPDRTMSTATANANANPPPAGGYQNFTSRAPFPQDDDRDTPGFNRYGGY